A genomic stretch from Bifidobacterium sp. ESL0769 includes:
- a CDS encoding tetratricopeptide repeat protein has product MAAANNPQSNPGISLAGAVDLSSIKHQVQAEPGQAGGAPSAGGYVIDVTEATFQAVLQTSATYPVVLLLWIPTDDRLFAMAKKLGDAINAMKGQLQLARVDINAEPEIAQAFQIKGAPALFALIGGRPMPILEGLPSDEELTQITDTLLPQIVQLAQQAGVTGTAPYSGDPDADAAAGEGGADAAEQVPPEHQQAHQLAADGDYAGAAEAYAQVLEANPNDTLAARERSKALLLARSGSADVREVRAAAAEHPDDVDAQLAVADIDMIGGQIEDAFSRLLDYLAAGHKADLEPVRKRLLEYFVIPEPDDPRLKAARRRLSTLMY; this is encoded by the coding sequence TTGGCAGCAGCGAATAATCCTCAGTCGAATCCGGGCATTTCATTGGCGGGTGCAGTCGATTTAAGTTCCATCAAGCATCAGGTACAGGCTGAGCCGGGCCAGGCCGGCGGCGCACCGAGCGCGGGCGGCTACGTCATCGACGTCACCGAGGCTACGTTCCAGGCGGTTCTGCAGACCTCCGCCACGTATCCGGTGGTGTTGCTGTTGTGGATTCCCACTGACGATCGTCTGTTTGCCATGGCCAAGAAGCTTGGTGATGCTATCAACGCGATGAAGGGGCAGCTGCAGCTTGCTCGCGTCGACATCAATGCGGAACCCGAAATCGCCCAGGCTTTCCAGATTAAGGGCGCTCCGGCGTTGTTTGCGCTTATCGGCGGACGGCCGATGCCGATTCTCGAGGGCCTGCCAAGCGACGAGGAATTGACGCAGATCACCGATACTTTGCTGCCGCAGATTGTGCAGCTGGCCCAGCAAGCCGGCGTCACCGGCACTGCACCGTATTCCGGCGATCCCGATGCCGACGCTGCTGCCGGCGAGGGCGGAGCCGACGCGGCCGAGCAGGTGCCGCCCGAACATCAGCAGGCCCATCAGCTTGCGGCCGACGGCGACTACGCCGGTGCCGCCGAGGCCTATGCTCAGGTACTCGAAGCGAATCCGAACGACACCTTGGCTGCCCGGGAGCGTTCCAAGGCTTTGCTGCTGGCCCGTTCAGGCAGTGCGGATGTGCGTGAGGTCCGCGCGGCTGCGGCCGAGCATCCCGACGACGTGGACGCGCAGCTCGCCGTCGCCGATATCGATATGATCGGTGGCCAGATCGAGGATGCATTCTCGCGCTTGCTTGATTACCTTGCCGCCGGCCACAAGGCCGACTTGGAGCCGGTTCGTAAGCGTCTGCTCGAGTACTTCGTCATCCCAGAGCCCGACGACCCGCGCCTCAAGGCCGCTCGTCGCCGCCTCTCGACGCTGATGTACTGA